One Candidatus Binatota bacterium genomic window carries:
- a CDS encoding c-type cytochrome, which yields MAKGKFTSNRGLVEEEEKRSYGAVFLLVIGVLVACTVWAVWQDTFSRHEWKKYKADFYRLAIDKYELQRETELVRLAEDPAYGEALAALEQTRLDLASGEAAEELSRLAREKSRAEVTAMETDLDNRVVKSEIEEAWYRVEFAKLHGESGDSELAAVAALEDRLEVTLAAFEGAEVAVAALEAAAREIREREEQAESDLRPFMAELGSIGQKLDSVSFEMLGMRVPNIPVVEQVVLADFERNNFDQLVSKVERCQNCHVAIDKSGFEEEENPFRTHPDRKYYLGNHEVRKFGCTPCHGGEGAAMNEVERAHGGDHYWEDPLVTFEGGLEARCLSCHVSLQGMEKQDAGARGERLFQELGCHGCHLAYGYDHLAKVAPSLKRVAAKDNPEWLVDWVADPTAFRPRTRMPDFLLERDEAEAIVAYLLSDSLEESVTWLDAADSPVGVDPGNAGLVAEGKALTRSLGCLGCHGFAADEFASHVADGKDVAPNLARVAEKTTGLWLYNWVRDPRGFSSHTKMPNLRLAEKEAGAITSYLLTLREGDPREADGALRGRLAEAATVEQGEELIRKYGCFGCHEIDGMKGQVRIGAELSFFGSKFDEELYFGNRTDVAHTWYDYTYHKVLEPRGYATDRIGAVMPDFNLSEEDALALVAFLSSRTESKTNSRFMAHGAGDIEVARGREVVNYYNCNGCHTLEGSEGKIRKYYENLENAPPILEGEGTKLQQDWFFDFLLKPVRLRPWLDVRMPTFGMSSEEADSVVKYFSGVDGYELGAVITEGDEEAGPAGVPAAHANPSGLDCAACHAEGKGKLALEHFAVSRKPLTEPQANRWMEENLGVEKAAPPAGADSLGAFLGVSAR from the coding sequence ATGGCCAAGGGCAAATTTACAAGCAACCGCGGCTTAGTCGAAGAAGAAGAAAAGCGTTCTTACGGCGCAGTTTTTCTTCTCGTCATAGGCGTACTGGTGGCCTGCACTGTGTGGGCCGTGTGGCAGGATACTTTCTCTCGGCACGAGTGGAAGAAGTACAAGGCTGATTTTTACAGGCTTGCGATAGATAAGTACGAGCTTCAGCGCGAAACTGAGCTGGTCCGTCTAGCCGAAGACCCAGCTTACGGTGAAGCACTTGCCGCCCTTGAACAGACGAGACTTGATCTCGCGTCGGGCGAGGCCGCCGAAGAACTCAGTCGGCTGGCCAGGGAAAAATCCCGCGCTGAAGTAACTGCCATGGAGACCGATCTCGACAACCGCGTGGTCAAGAGCGAGATTGAGGAAGCCTGGTACAGGGTCGAGTTTGCCAAGCTTCACGGCGAGAGCGGGGATTCTGAACTGGCCGCGGTTGCAGCCCTCGAGGACCGCCTGGAAGTCACCCTGGCTGCCTTCGAAGGGGCCGAGGTTGCCGTTGCCGCCTTGGAAGCTGCCGCGAGGGAGATTCGCGAGCGCGAAGAGCAGGCCGAATCCGACTTGCGGCCTTTCATGGCTGAACTGGGGAGCATCGGGCAGAAGCTCGATTCGGTTTCTTTTGAGATGTTAGGCATGAGGGTCCCCAATATACCGGTCGTTGAACAGGTGGTCCTTGCCGACTTCGAGCGCAACAACTTCGATCAACTGGTCAGTAAGGTAGAGCGTTGCCAGAACTGCCACGTGGCCATCGACAAGAGCGGTTTCGAAGAAGAAGAGAACCCTTTCCGCACCCATCCCGACCGCAAGTACTACCTGGGCAACCACGAAGTGCGCAAGTTTGGTTGCACTCCCTGCCACGGTGGAGAGGGGGCGGCGATGAACGAAGTAGAGCGGGCCCACGGTGGAGACCACTACTGGGAAGATCCTCTCGTTACTTTTGAAGGCGGACTGGAAGCACGCTGCCTGAGTTGTCACGTGTCGCTGCAGGGAATGGAGAAACAGGACGCGGGTGCTCGCGGTGAACGTCTGTTTCAGGAACTGGGTTGCCACGGTTGCCATCTGGCTTATGGCTACGACCACCTGGCGAAGGTGGCTCCTTCTCTCAAGCGAGTCGCGGCCAAGGACAACCCCGAATGGTTGGTCGACTGGGTAGCTGACCCGACCGCTTTCCGGCCGCGCACGCGCATGCCTGACTTTTTGCTGGAGAGGGACGAGGCTGAGGCTATAGTGGCCTACCTGTTGTCGGACTCCCTCGAAGAATCGGTGACCTGGTTGGACGCGGCTGACAGTCCCGTGGGTGTTGATCCAGGCAACGCCGGGCTGGTGGCGGAAGGCAAAGCTCTCACCCGTTCTCTGGGCTGTCTGGGCTGTCACGGCTTTGCGGCTGATGAGTTCGCGAGCCACGTGGCCGACGGCAAGGACGTTGCACCGAACCTGGCGCGTGTTGCAGAAAAGACCACGGGATTGTGGTTGTACAACTGGGTGCGTGACCCGAGAGGATTTTCTTCGCACACCAAGATGCCGAACCTGAGGCTCGCTGAAAAGGAAGCCGGAGCTATTACTTCTTACCTCCTTACACTGCGAGAGGGGGACCCGAGGGAAGCAGACGGCGCGTTGCGCGGTCGACTCGCCGAAGCGGCAACCGTGGAACAGGGCGAAGAGCTCATTCGCAAGTACGGTTGCTTTGGTTGTCATGAAATCGACGGCATGAAAGGGCAGGTTCGTATTGGGGCGGAGCTTTCGTTCTTTGGTTCGAAGTTTGACGAGGAGTTGTATTTCGGCAACCGCACCGACGTTGCCCATACCTGGTACGACTACACCTACCACAAGGTTCTTGAGCCGAGGGGCTACGCCACTGATCGAATCGGTGCAGTGATGCCTGACTTCAACCTGTCAGAAGAAGACGCACTGGCCTTGGTCGCGTTTCTTTCCAGTCGTACCGAGTCAAAAACCAACAGTCGTTTCATGGCCCACGGGGCCGGCGACATCGAGGTAGCCCGCGGTCGCGAGGTCGTCAACTACTACAACTGTAATGGTTGCCATACGCTCGAAGGCAGCGAGGGGAAGATTCGTAAGTACTACGAAAACCTCGAAAATGCTCCGCCGATACTCGAGGGCGAGGGTACCAAGCTGCAACAGGATTGGTTTTTTGATTTCCTTCTCAAGCCCGTACGCTTGCGCCCCTGGCTTGACGTGAGGATGCCTACCTTCGGCATGAGCTCGGAAGAAGCCGACTCCGTCGTCAAGTATTTTTCCGGTGTAGACGGCTACGAGCTGGGTGCCGTGATTACCGAGGGGGACGAGGAGGCTGGACCGGCCGGCGTACCGGCCGCTCACGCTAATCCGTCGGGCCTGGACTGTGCGGCTTGCCACGCAGAGGGCAAGGGTAAGTTGGCCTTGGAACACTTTGCGGTCAGTCGAAAGCCCTTGACCGAACCCCAGGCGAACCGCTGGATGGAAGAAAACCTGGGCGTAGAAAAAGCAGCTCCCCCGGCGGGGGCTGACTCGCTGGGCGCCTTCCTGGGCGTGTCGGCTCGGTAG
- a CDS encoding cytochrome C → MADVGKAAPQVSDGGRVEKTLLRAKGPGDDKIHTWPHLVRAEFICFLAVLAFMLVWSLLVDAPLEQPAAPTRTPNPSKAPWYFLGLQEILVFFDPWHAGVVLPSFIIVGLMVLPYIDINPKGNGYFCYADRKWEILTFFGGFHVLWIVLIVVGTFLRGPGWNWFWPWEVWDSHKVVAMSNVDLPYLFGFRDYTLSALFGLAVVGGYFVLGTGLMYWLIVRAKGREFMERWGMARFGLASFLFLNMIAVVIKLIMRMGFNIKYIMVTPWINI, encoded by the coding sequence ATGGCGGACGTTGGCAAAGCCGCGCCGCAGGTTTCCGACGGCGGGCGAGTGGAAAAGACCCTGCTGAGAGCCAAGGGGCCGGGTGACGACAAGATTCACACCTGGCCGCATCTCGTCAGGGCGGAGTTTATCTGTTTCCTGGCTGTACTGGCTTTCATGCTTGTGTGGTCATTGCTCGTGGATGCGCCGCTGGAACAGCCGGCGGCACCTACCAGGACTCCCAACCCTTCGAAGGCGCCCTGGTATTTCCTCGGACTGCAGGAAATCCTGGTTTTCTTTGACCCCTGGCACGCCGGCGTGGTGCTCCCGTCGTTTATAATCGTGGGCCTCATGGTGTTGCCCTACATAGACATCAATCCCAAGGGCAACGGCTATTTCTGTTACGCCGACCGTAAGTGGGAGATCCTTACGTTTTTTGGTGGCTTCCATGTTCTCTGGATCGTGTTGATCGTGGTGGGGACGTTTCTCCGCGGCCCGGGGTGGAACTGGTTCTGGCCGTGGGAAGTGTGGGACAGCCATAAGGTCGTCGCCATGAGCAACGTCGACTTGCCATACCTGTTCGGATTCAGGGATTACACCCTGTCTGCCCTGTTCGGCCTGGCGGTGGTGGGCGGCTATTTCGTCCTTGGTACCGGCTTGATGTACTGGCTGATCGTGCGGGCCAAGGGCCGCGAATTCATGGAACGTTGGGGGATGGCGAGGTTCGGCCTCGCGAGTTTTCTGTTCCTCAACATGATCGCGGTTGTTATCAAGCTCATCATGAGGATGGGCTTCAATATCAAGTACATCATGGTTACACCCTGGATTAATATCTGA
- a CDS encoding DUF4405 domain-containing protein yields the protein MSKWEEIKKQIVESPVWQSIFRHGYDDTPRNRVLMVSGNVWLHLHPSKVRRHGIRLKFTWCMGGITFLMFLITVVTGVYLMFYYRPVAEYAYADMKYLEFDMPFGMLMRNMHRWAAHAMVIAVWLHMFRVFMTGSYKPPREFNWVVGVILLVLTLLLSFTGYLLPWDQLSIWAVTVGSNMARATPLLGHEGPFAEFAGVNAVYDARALIFGGGEIGPHTLLRFYILHCIFFPLVTTLLLIVHFWRIRRDGLSGPAL from the coding sequence ATGAGCAAGTGGGAGGAAATCAAAAAGCAGATCGTCGAGAGCCCGGTGTGGCAGTCGATCTTCCGGCACGGCTACGACGACACTCCGCGCAACCGCGTGTTGATGGTCTCAGGTAATGTCTGGCTTCACCTTCATCCTTCGAAGGTGAGACGGCACGGGATTCGCTTGAAGTTCACCTGGTGCATGGGCGGTATAACCTTCCTGATGTTTCTTATTACCGTGGTGACCGGTGTCTATCTCATGTTCTACTACCGACCGGTTGCCGAGTACGCGTACGCCGACATGAAGTACCTCGAGTTCGACATGCCCTTCGGTATGCTCATGAGAAACATGCATCGCTGGGCCGCGCACGCAATGGTCATCGCGGTGTGGCTACACATGTTCCGGGTGTTCATGACCGGCTCGTACAAACCCCCGCGCGAGTTTAACTGGGTCGTGGGAGTGATCCTGCTCGTGCTTACCTTGCTGCTCAGTTTTACCGGTTACCTGCTGCCCTGGGATCAGCTTTCGATCTGGGCGGTGACCGTGGGGTCAAACATGGCCCGCGCTACACCGTTGCTGGGGCACGAAGGGCCCTTTGCTGAGTTTGCCGGGGTAAACGCGGTCTACGATGCGCGCGCGTTGATATTCGGCGGCGGCGAGATTGGCCCGCACACGCTCCTGCGGTTTTACATCCTGCACTGCATCTTCTTTCCCCTGGTGACAACGCTGCTGTTGATCGTTCACTTCTGGAGAATTAGGCGGGACGGCCTATCCGGCCCGGCACTGTGA
- a CDS encoding Rieske (2Fe-2S) protein, with protein sequence MASVWSRRDFFGRLGWSGFGIVSLATLLAGMRSSFPRVLFKPDTTFKAGIPDDFGIGEVSEKFKKDFRVWIVRDEKGFYALYAKCTHLGCTPRWLTAENKFKCPCHGSGFYRSGVNFEGPAPRPLERVRITLTEEGELLVDVGVKYRSERGDWGKPGSYLTV encoded by the coding sequence ATGGCCAGCGTGTGGTCGAGGCGCGATTTTTTCGGACGGCTGGGCTGGTCGGGTTTCGGAATTGTGTCGCTGGCGACCCTGCTTGCGGGAATGCGTTCCAGCTTTCCGCGGGTGCTGTTCAAGCCCGACACGACCTTCAAGGCCGGCATACCCGATGATTTTGGCATTGGCGAGGTCAGTGAGAAATTCAAGAAGGACTTTCGAGTCTGGATCGTCAGGGACGAGAAAGGGTTTTACGCCCTTTACGCCAAGTGTACTCACCTTGGGTGCACGCCGCGCTGGCTGACGGCCGAGAACAAGTTCAAGTGTCCCTGCCACGGCAGCGGCTTCTACCGTAGCGGGGTTAATTTTGAAGGTCCGGCGCCGCGGCCGCTCGAGCGGGTGCGCATCACCTTGACCGAAGAAGGCGAGTTGCTGGTAGACGTGGGCGTGAAGTATCGGTCGGAAAGAGGCGACTGGGGCAAGCCCGGGTCGTACCTGACGGTCTGA